A stretch of Vannielia litorea DNA encodes these proteins:
- the lpxC gene encoding UDP-3-O-acyl-N-acetylglucosamine deacetylase, protein MQTTLNKPVTLQGVGLHSGRPARITLKPAMADQGIWFRRTDAVEGDAFLPARWDAVVESPLCTLLTNDDGVSLSTVEHVMAALAGCGVHNALIEVSGPEVPILDGSAAPFVSAILRAGIRELDAPVRAIRVLKPVEVMRGGAVARLEPSENLHIDFSIDFEDAAIGTQDKSMNMANGAFVRELCDSRTFCRAADVEAMRAEGKALGGTYDNAVVVEGDRVLSPGGLRHEDEPVRHKMLDALGDLALAGHPLLARYTGERAGHAMTNALLRALFADEANYEVVICDAEMVRRLPGTGLKSRDLRLVA, encoded by the coding sequence GTGCAGACAACGCTCAACAAACCGGTAACGCTCCAGGGCGTGGGCCTGCATTCGGGCCGCCCGGCGCGGATTACCCTGAAACCGGCCATGGCCGACCAGGGCATCTGGTTTCGTCGCACCGATGCGGTGGAGGGCGATGCCTTTCTGCCCGCGCGCTGGGATGCCGTGGTGGAGAGCCCGCTCTGCACCCTGCTGACCAACGATGACGGCGTGAGCCTCTCGACGGTCGAGCACGTGATGGCCGCGCTGGCCGGCTGCGGCGTGCACAATGCGCTCATCGAGGTGTCCGGCCCCGAGGTTCCGATCCTCGACGGATCGGCGGCGCCCTTCGTCTCGGCCATTCTCCGCGCCGGCATCCGCGAGCTCGACGCGCCGGTGCGCGCGATCCGGGTGCTGAAGCCGGTGGAGGTGATGCGCGGCGGGGCGGTGGCCCGGCTGGAGCCTTCGGAGAACCTGCACATCGACTTTTCGATCGACTTCGAGGATGCGGCCATCGGCACGCAGGACAAGTCGATGAACATGGCCAACGGGGCCTTCGTGCGCGAGCTCTGCGACAGCCGCACCTTCTGCCGCGCCGCCGACGTGGAGGCGATGCGGGCCGAGGGCAAGGCGCTTGGCGGCACCTATGACAATGCCGTGGTGGTCGAAGGCGACCGCGTGCTCTCGCCCGGTGGCCTGCGCCACGAGGACGAGCCGGTGCGCCACAAGATGCTCGACGCCTTGGGCGACCTGGCGCTTGCCGGCCACCCGCTGCTGGCCCGCTACACCGGCGAACGTGCAGGTCACGCCATGACCAATGCGCTCCTGCGCGCCCTCTTTGCCGACGAGGCCAACTACGAGGTCGTGATCTGCGACGCCGAGATGGTGCGCCGGCTGCCCGGAAC